From Chiloscyllium punctatum isolate Juve2018m chromosome 39, sChiPun1.3, whole genome shotgun sequence, one genomic window encodes:
- the LOC140463970 gene encoding complement C1q tumor necrosis factor-related protein 1-like yields the protein MNIHLAVLLTIEVSLFLSCVGGFLSRNPLVPETELSSNERKGQEHYDDSSIESDTYEPKKDFLHAESNQPEIKAVGSETAQCVQCCDRPPRRRQRYHYYNEDPPEFQAIPQINLTILKGEKGDKGPRGSYGKDGKMGYPGLRGPAGAKGSKGNPGRFGEPCKMYYAAFSVGRKKELHSNNYFQTLVFDTVYVNLYDQFNMFTNKFYCSIPGIYHFSLNVHTWNQKETYMHIMKNEEEVVILYAQPSDRSIMQSQSIMMDLKQNDEVWIRLFKGERENAIFSDGFDTYITFNGYLIKPNSEN from the exons ATGAATATCCATTTGGCTGTCTTGCTGACAATTGAAGTCTCACTGTTCCTGAGTTGTGTTGGTGGATTCTTAAGTAGAAACCCATTagtaccagaaactgaactgtctAGTAATGAGCGAAAGGGACAAGAACATTATGACGACTCAAGCATTGAATCAGATACATATGAACCCAAGAAAGACTTTCTTCATGCAGAATCAAACCAGCCCGAAATCAAGGCTGTGGGAAGTGAAACTGCCCAGTGTGTCCAATGTTGTGATCGCCCACCTCGTCGCAGGCAGCGTTACCATTACTACAACGAAGATCCACCAGAATTTCAAGCTATTCCTCAAATCAACCTGACCATTCTCAAAG gTGAGAAGGGTGACAAAGGGCCACGAGGATCTTACGGCAAAGATGGAAAAATGGGATACCCTGGACTCCGTGGTCCGGCAGGTGCAAAAGGTTCAAAGGGAAATCCGGGACGGTTCGGAGAGCCATGTAAAATGTACTATGCAGCTTTCTCTGTTGGCCGAAAGAAAGAACTTCACAGTAACAATTACTTCCAAACATTGGTGTTTGATACTGTGTATGTCAATCTATATGATCAATTTAATATGTTCACAAATAAATTTTACTGCTCCATTCCAGGTATTTACCACTTTAGCTTAAATGTACACACCTGGAATCAGAAGGAAACCTATATGCACATCATGAAGAATGAGGAAGAGGTTGTCATTCTCTATGCTCAGCCCAGTGATCGCAGCATCATGCAAAGTCAGAGCATTATGATGGATCTGAAACAGAATGATGAAGTCTGGATTCGTTTGTTCAAGGGAGAACGGGAGAATGCCATCTTCAGTGATGGTTTTGATACATACATCACCTTTAATGGCTACCTGATTAAACCAAACAGTGAGAATTGA